A single window of Oreochromis aureus strain Israel breed Guangdong linkage group 7, ZZ_aureus, whole genome shotgun sequence DNA harbors:
- the esm1 gene encoding endothelial cell-specific molecule 1, translated as MFFLLITVSCSLVVHDAEAWSASVKYAVNCPDRCTAERCGGTQRCSRTVLDDCGCCQVCAAGRGEHCYRTVSGMHGVKCGPGLFCEFYKDEDDYGDEYGICKDCPYGTYGVECRKTCNCKGGICDRETGACLTLTFFAKIASKLKNEPQAGTEVGSGEVNAVQNTDQNTNRSTAPKRLNPR; from the exons ATGTTTTTTCTGCTTATCACAGTGTCGTGTTCACTCGTGGTGCATGATGCTGAGGCATGGAGCGCCAGTGTGAAGTACGCGGTGAACTGCCCCGACAGATGCACGGCGGAGCGGTGTGGCGGGACGCAGCGGTGCTCTCGGACGGTCCTGGATGACTGCGGCTGTTGCCAGGTCTGTGCAGCCGGCAGAGGGGAGCACTGCTACCGCACAGTGTCGGGGATGCACGGAGTGAAGTGCGGACCAGGATTATTCTGCGAGTTCTACAAGGATGAAGACGACTATGGAGACGAATATGGAATTTGCAAAG aCTGTCCCTATGGAACCTATGGGGTTGAGTGCCGTAAGACCTGCAACTGCAAGGGAGGCATATGTGACAGAGAGACCGGAGCTTGTCTCACCCTCACCTTCTTTGCCAAAATCGCCAGCAAGCTTAAGAATGAACCACAAGCAG GGACTGAGGTGGGCTCGGGAGAAGTGAACGCTGTGCAGAACACAGATCAGAACACAAACAGATCCACTGCTCCAAAGCGGCTCAACCCTCGCTGA